In Gasterosteus aculeatus chromosome 15, fGasAcu3.hap1.1, whole genome shotgun sequence, a single genomic region encodes these proteins:
- the LOC144388444 gene encoding platelet-activating factor receptor-like, giving the protein MTEMMVSTTEQVALNVTPRLDSSVFLDSEFRYVAFPVVYSIIFILGITANLYVLFVLRRLRESKGMGEIRIYMINLTIGDLLFVTTLPFWIDYFRRDGNWIYTDLMCRLSGTLFFINTYSSVLFLCAISVSRYWAVTRPLDVATSDHRTRGIILSVFIWLFTLATAIPFLIEPGTHTDDNNVTRCFEGYQNTPVSTKVQVFAIHLTIVIGFFLVFFVVVVCNFLIARTLLSKGPPRAEMQSATVTSRKSQRTVSFSSRKRRGVKQRALQMLFSVVGVFVVCFLPHHACQCFWTLAVLHIEEGFGHVDWSQKTRQALNDAHQITLLLMSLNCILDPVVYFFATQKFKGFIMAHIKKIARGESCSTTLTSEGSMHSQRHQSEH; this is encoded by the exons aTG ACAGAAATGATGGTCTCAACTACGGAGCAGGTGGCCCTAAATGTGACCCCTCGCCTGGACTCTTCAGTCTTCTTGGACTCAGAGTTCCGTTATGTCGCCTTCCCAGTTGTCTATAGCATCATCTTCATCCTGGGAATCACCGCTAACCTCTACGTGTTGTTTGTTCTGCGACGCCTCCGAGAATCCAAGGGCATGGGGGAGATCCGCATCTACATGATCAACTTGACCATCGGCGATCTCCTTTTTGTGACTACCCTTCCCTTCTGGATTGACTATTTTAGACGGGATGGTAACTGGATCTACACAGACCTCATGTGCCGGCTGTCTGGCACATTGTTCTTCATCAACACCTACAGCTCCGTCCTTTTCCTCTGCGCCATCAGCGTCAGCCGCTACTGGGCAGTGACGCGGCCTCTGGACGTGGCCACCTCAGACCACAGAACTCGTGGGATCATCTTGTCCGTTTTCATCTGGCTTTTCACCCTTGCGACGGCTATTCCATTCCTGATAGAACCAGGGACCCATACTGATGATAACAATGTCACCCGCTGTTTTGAGGGCTACCAGAACACCCCTGTATCAACCAAGGTTCAAGTTTTTGCCATTCACTTGACAATAGTTATAGggttttttcttgtcttttttgtgGTCGTGGTGTGTAATTTCCTTATTGCCCGAACGTTGCTTTCCAAAGGTCCTCCTCGGGCAGAAATGCAGTCTGCAACGGTCACATCAAGAAAGTCTCAACGGACGGTGTCCTTCTCATCTAGAAAGCGCAGGGGAGTGAAGCAGAGAGCTTTGCAGATGTTGTTTTCAGTGGTTGGAGTGTTTGTCGTGTGTTTCCTGCCTCATCACGCTTGCCAATGCTTTTGGACGCTGGCGGTGTTGCATATAGAAGAGGGCTTTGGCCACGTAGACTGGAGCCAGAAGACCCGCCAGGCGCTCAACGACGCACATCAGATCACTTTGCTTCTGATGAGCCTGAACTGCATTTTGGATCCTGTGGTTTATTTTTTCGCCACTCAGAAGTTCAAAGGGTTCATCATggcacacattaaaaaaatagcGAGGGGGGAAAGTTGCTCAACGACGCTCACCTCTGAGGGCTCCATGCACAGCCAGCGACACCAAAGTGAGCACTAG